Proteins from one Bartonella sp. HY328 genomic window:
- a CDS encoding succinate dehydrogenase iron-sulfur subunit, which translates to MVQMTLPKNSTVKKGKVWPKPEQNQNLTEFRIYRWSPDDGENPRLDTFYVDRDSCGPMILDGLLYIKNHVDPTLTLRRSCREGICGSCAMNIDGSNTLACITGMDEVKHPIKVYPLPSMPVVKDLVPDLNRFYAQHRLIEPWLQTVSPTPEKEWLQSHDDRLKLDGLYECILCACCQTSCPSYWWNGDRYLGPSVLLQAYRWIADSRDEATGDRLDKLEDPFRLYRCHTIMNCTQTCPKGLNPAKAIAEIKKLMVERQL; encoded by the coding sequence CAAAACTTAACGGAATTTCGTATTTATCGCTGGTCACCAGATGATGGTGAAAATCCACGCCTTGACACTTTTTATGTGGATCGTGATTCATGTGGGCCGATGATTTTGGATGGACTTTTATACATCAAAAATCATGTTGACCCAACATTGACACTGCGTCGTTCTTGCCGTGAAGGTATTTGCGGCTCTTGTGCGATGAATATTGATGGCTCCAACACCCTTGCTTGTATTACCGGCATGGATGAAGTTAAGCACCCAATTAAGGTCTATCCATTGCCTTCAATGCCAGTGGTCAAAGATCTTGTGCCAGATCTTAATCGTTTCTATGCCCAGCATCGCTTGATCGAGCCTTGGTTGCAAACCGTATCGCCAACACCAGAAAAAGAATGGCTACAAAGCCATGATGATCGCTTGAAACTTGATGGGCTTTATGAGTGTATTTTATGCGCTTGCTGCCAGACATCTTGCCCAAGCTATTGGTGGAATGGTGATCGTTATCTGGGACCCTCGGTTCTATTGCAGGCTTATCGTTGGATTGCTGATTCACGCGATGAAGCAACCGGTGACCGCCTAGATAAGCTTGAAGATCCTTTCCGGCTTTATCGCTGTCATACCATCATGAACTGTACGCAAACTTGCCCTAAAGGACTAAATCCTGCCAAGGCAATTGCCGAGATTAAGAAATTGATGGTTGAGCGTCAGCTCTAA